Proteins from one Caldalkalibacillus salinus genomic window:
- a CDS encoding nucleoside recognition domain-containing protein, whose amino-acid sequence MDTLKAGIKAGLQTTWVLGKVIFPVTLIVTLLSFTPVIDWIVVLFEPLMRLIGLPGEAAIPFVLANFLNLYAGIGAVLSLSLDVKEVFILAVMMSLSHNLFIETAVAVKVGIKAWVAVTVRLGLAFLSAFLIHLFWSGGQTPAQYGMIPNTSTENIEGWLAMTLHALNTAVIGILQLAMIVIPLMIFIQWMKDRDFLKLFTRWMRPATKVLGLSPNTSTTLGAGLLFGLAYGAGVIIQAVKEDNMSQRDVYLLFIFLVACHAVVEDTLIFLPLGIPLWPLLLTRLVLAILLTIAIGLLWKRTEHTPSQSYLKEETNH is encoded by the coding sequence ATGGATACATTAAAAGCGGGTATAAAAGCTGGACTACAGACGACATGGGTACTAGGAAAAGTCATTTTCCCCGTCACGTTAATTGTGACCTTGCTATCCTTCACGCCTGTGATCGACTGGATTGTGGTTCTGTTTGAACCTTTGATGCGTTTGATCGGCCTGCCGGGTGAAGCGGCTATCCCTTTTGTTTTAGCTAACTTTCTCAACCTTTATGCTGGGATCGGGGCCGTTTTAAGCTTAAGTCTTGACGTGAAGGAAGTTTTTATACTAGCAGTGATGATGTCTCTTTCTCACAATCTTTTTATTGAGACAGCGGTGGCAGTCAAAGTGGGGATTAAAGCATGGGTGGCAGTCACCGTGAGGTTAGGCTTAGCTTTCCTTTCTGCGTTCCTTATTCATCTATTTTGGTCTGGCGGTCAAACGCCTGCACAGTATGGGATGATACCGAACACCTCAACGGAGAACATTGAAGGGTGGTTAGCGATGACACTTCATGCTCTTAATACAGCCGTGATCGGTATTTTGCAGTTAGCAATGATCGTGATCCCGCTCATGATCTTTATTCAATGGATGAAGGACCGGGATTTCCTGAAGTTGTTCACGCGTTGGATGAGACCGGCCACGAAAGTATTAGGCTTATCACCCAATACGTCTACAACGTTGGGGGCTGGGCTTCTGTTTGGCCTCGCATATGGCGCCGGTGTGATCATTCAGGCTGTAAAGGAAGATAATATGAGTCAACGCGATGTGTATCTATTATTCATATTCCTTGTGGCCTGTCATGCGGTGGTAGAAGATACTTTAATATTTCTGCCATTAGGTATTCCGCTGTGGCCATTGCTCCTGACGCGTCTCGTGCTAGCGATATTGTTAAC